In one Pseudomonas hydrolytica genomic region, the following are encoded:
- a CDS encoding S8/S53 family peptidase — MLPNRAFLCVLTLALLSPLAHAEQALRIKSLQRCGDLLATDRQEWCLQVRGLGEKVPRLRLGDKTLPAKAVQRSEGGLRLQLSRDENRSAPLWLEDGSRVSNPVWLSLNGSHVLAAGPDEVAKNMDGLTTYLDLISLLIEESHDGLEEARRLAQKYDAEVVGAIAPLNVYQLRLPVKNLTERDALVLRIGSETSVDAVVVEESAPERGEEAEAARQPARKPQKNSEEWAANRFMDAVNYYQRRIPASDSPIETQPVRIGVIERNVDFDAPDFADYLGACPDGKPRTCLYARDADEPDNHGSTVAGILAAHWDKGGNTGFLRGLDKASNGFEVIVERNSDAGITANIAASVNLVEDGVRVLNWSWGIHRVGTRNIEGDEIDSLVRSNIAMSGYEELLEEFFLWLRNEHPDVLVINSAGNGSSYSGRDEYRLPSSFITEQLLVVGGHQRSERENLAIDDPAYAVKRDSSNVDMRVDITAAACARASTRQVDASGDVHCGTSYATPLVTGIVAAMLSINPQLQPEQVRMLLRRSAMTIGGDYDFEPMDAEDLTAPILPSERNYELSDKDVGRSARLDMQKALDLAVQSLDRVR; from the coding sequence ATGCTGCCGAACCGCGCCTTTCTGTGCGTTCTCACCCTGGCCCTGCTCAGCCCGCTGGCTCACGCCGAGCAAGCCCTGCGCATCAAGAGCCTGCAACGTTGCGGCGACCTGCTCGCCACCGACCGGCAGGAATGGTGCCTGCAGGTCCGCGGCCTCGGCGAGAAGGTGCCCCGGCTGCGACTCGGCGACAAGACGCTGCCGGCAAAGGCGGTGCAGCGCAGCGAGGGCGGCCTGCGCCTGCAACTGAGCCGCGATGAAAATCGCAGCGCGCCCCTGTGGCTGGAAGACGGCTCGCGTGTCAGCAACCCGGTGTGGCTGTCGCTCAACGGCAGCCACGTACTGGCCGCCGGCCCGGATGAAGTGGCGAAGAACATGGATGGGCTGACCACCTATCTCGACCTGATCAGCCTGTTGATCGAGGAGAGCCACGACGGTCTCGAGGAGGCCAGGCGCCTGGCGCAGAAATACGATGCCGAGGTGGTTGGCGCCATTGCCCCACTGAACGTCTACCAGCTGCGTCTGCCAGTGAAGAACCTGACGGAGCGCGACGCCCTGGTGCTGCGCATCGGCAGTGAAACCAGCGTCGATGCCGTGGTGGTGGAAGAAAGCGCGCCCGAACGCGGCGAGGAAGCCGAAGCGGCGCGCCAGCCTGCGCGCAAGCCGCAGAAGAACTCCGAGGAATGGGCGGCCAACCGTTTCATGGACGCGGTGAACTACTACCAGCGACGCATTCCCGCCAGCGACTCGCCCATCGAGACCCAGCCGGTGCGCATTGGCGTGATCGAGCGCAACGTCGACTTCGACGCCCCCGACTTCGCCGACTACCTGGGCGCCTGCCCTGACGGCAAACCGCGCACCTGCCTCTATGCCCGCGACGCCGACGAGCCGGACAACCACGGCAGCACGGTGGCGGGCATCCTCGCCGCGCACTGGGACAAGGGCGGCAACACCGGTTTCCTGCGCGGGCTGGACAAGGCCAGCAACGGCTTCGAGGTGATAGTCGAGCGCAATTCGGATGCCGGCATCACTGCCAACATCGCCGCCTCGGTCAACCTGGTGGAAGACGGCGTGCGCGTGCTCAACTGGAGCTGGGGCATTCATCGCGTCGGCACCCGCAATATCGAGGGCGACGAGATCGATTCGCTGGTGCGCTCGAACATCGCCATGAGCGGTTACGAGGAGCTGCTGGAAGAATTCTTCCTCTGGCTGCGCAACGAACACCCGGACGTGCTGGTGATCAACTCCGCCGGCAACGGCTCGTCCTATTCCGGCCGCGACGAGTACCGCCTGCCCTCCTCCTTCATCACCGAGCAGTTGCTGGTGGTCGGTGGGCACCAGCGCAGCGAGCGCGAGAACCTGGCCATCGACGACCCCGCCTACGCGGTCAAACGCGACTCGTCGAATGTCGACATGCGCGTGGACATCACCGCCGCCGCCTGCGCCCGTGCCTCCACCCGGCAAGTCGATGCCAGCGGCGACGTGCACTGCGGCACCTCCTACGCCACGCCGCTGGTCACCGGCATCGTCGCCGCCATGCTGTCGATCAACCCGCAGCTGCAACCGGAACAGGTGCGCATGTTGCTGCGCCGCAGCGCCATGACCATCGGCGGCGACTACGACTTCGAACCCATGGATGCCGAAGACCTGACCGCTCCGATCCTGCCGTCGGAACGCAACTACGAACTGAGCGACAAGGACGTGGGCCGTTCGGCCCGGCTGGATATGCAGAAGGCACTGGACCTGGCGGTGCAGAGCCTGGATCGGGTGCGTTGA
- a CDS encoding low molecular weight protein tyrosine phosphatase family protein: MIRALFISSRNRLRSPTAEQLFGSWPGVETDSAGLAPDAEVRLSAEQVQWATLILVMEKRHRSRLMRQYRQALAGKRVICLDIPDDYAYMQPELIELLQRKVAGLLR; the protein is encoded by the coding sequence TTGATCCGCGCACTGTTCATCAGCAGTCGCAACCGCTTGCGCAGCCCGACCGCCGAGCAGCTGTTCGGCTCCTGGCCAGGTGTCGAAACCGATTCCGCCGGCTTGGCGCCGGACGCCGAGGTGCGTCTGTCGGCCGAGCAGGTCCAGTGGGCCACGCTGATTCTGGTGATGGAGAAGCGCCACCGCAGCCGATTGATGCGCCAGTACCGCCAGGCGCTGGCGGGCAAGCGCGTGATCTGCCTGGATATCCCCGATGACTACGCCTACATGCAGCCAGAGCTGATCGAACTGTTGCAGCGCAAGGTGGCCGGGCTGCTGCGCTGA
- a CDS encoding GNAT family N-acetyltransferase, with amino-acid sequence MDEHRIETERLTLRPPQPQDADEVQRLAGDFRIADVTRSIPHPYPPELAQQWIERCTQDWHDGKAASFVIIETGSGQLVGSITLKDIGRGEAEVGYWIGVPYWSRGYASEACNALVEFAFRHLRLRRLHASHLARNPQSGRVLFKAGFRHLGLGHSECGCQGKLEPVELYERVSGD; translated from the coding sequence ATGGATGAGCATCGCATCGAAACCGAACGCCTGACGCTGCGCCCACCGCAGCCGCAGGATGCCGACGAGGTGCAGCGTCTGGCCGGCGATTTCCGTATTGCCGATGTCACCCGCAGCATTCCCCATCCCTATCCGCCCGAGCTCGCGCAGCAGTGGATCGAGCGCTGCACGCAGGACTGGCATGACGGCAAGGCGGCCAGCTTCGTGATCATCGAGACGGGCAGCGGCCAGCTGGTCGGCAGCATCACACTCAAGGACATCGGCCGCGGCGAGGCCGAGGTGGGTTACTGGATCGGCGTGCCGTACTGGAGCCGTGGCTATGCCAGCGAGGCCTGCAATGCACTGGTGGAGTTCGCCTTCCGCCACCTGCGTCTGCGCCGGTTGCACGCCAGCCACCTGGCGCGCAACCCGCAGTCCGGGCGCGTGTTGTTCAAGGCCGGCTTCCGCCATCTGGGTCTGGGGCATAGCGAATGCGGCTGCCAGGGCAAGCTGGAGCCGGTCGAACTCTACGAGCGGGTTTCTGGCGATTGA
- a CDS encoding DUF1285 domain-containing protein: protein MSDPGKAGDLLAQIPKGEGKGLPPVHLWNPDFCGDIDMRIARDGTWYYLGTPIGRKPMVRLFSTIIRRDGDDYFLITPVEKVGIRVDDAPFVAVTLQVEGEGEAQVLRFTTNVEDEVVAGAEHPIRVEIDPATLEPSPYILVRRNLEALIHRNVFYQLVELAVEREVDGKPWLGVWSAGQFYPIGPSPV, encoded by the coding sequence ATGAGCGATCCAGGCAAGGCCGGCGACCTGCTGGCGCAGATCCCCAAGGGCGAAGGCAAGGGCCTGCCCCCCGTGCACCTGTGGAACCCCGATTTCTGTGGCGATATCGACATGCGCATCGCCCGCGACGGCACCTGGTATTACCTGGGCACACCCATCGGTCGCAAACCCATGGTGCGGCTGTTTTCCACCATCATCCGCCGTGACGGCGACGACTACTTCCTGATCACGCCGGTGGAGAAGGTGGGCATCAGGGTGGACGACGCACCCTTCGTCGCCGTGACTCTGCAGGTCGAGGGCGAGGGGGAAGCGCAGGTGCTGCGCTTTACCACCAACGTCGAGGACGAGGTGGTGGCCGGCGCCGAGCATCCGATTCGGGTGGAAATCGACCCTGCGACACTCGAACCCTCGCCCTACATTCTGGTGCGGCGTAACCTCGAAGCGCTGATACACCGCAACGTGTTCTACCAGCTGGTGGAGCTGGCGGTGGAGCGCGAAGTGGACGGCAAGCCCTGGCTTGGGGTGTGGAGTGCCGGGCAGTTCTATCCCATCGGGCCTTCCCCGGTCTGA
- a CDS encoding DUF4823 domain-containing protein has product MRNLLLLVALLGLAGCMKVSDLASGAEYHLRDAGFLDHGRTERMASRRLQQDSFIYIAQGHFVPPGHGYPRPNVVAEEAFKGFVEYFPLVRRAREPAGLDEAMAEARAAGAHYLLYGRFAYSDDRIGTVEEWEDQEALDRLGTDRAVIQLMLIETNTRYLVDTARIRSRGGFLTFYDAQPQDLIGPPLRDYARSLLGVGR; this is encoded by the coding sequence ATGCGTAACCTGCTTCTACTGGTGGCGCTGCTGGGGCTGGCTGGCTGCATGAAGGTCAGCGATCTGGCCAGCGGCGCCGAGTACCACCTGCGCGACGCCGGTTTTCTCGACCACGGGCGCACCGAGCGCATGGCCTCGCGGCGCCTGCAGCAGGACTCCTTCATCTACATCGCCCAAGGCCATTTCGTGCCGCCGGGCCACGGTTACCCGCGGCCCAACGTGGTGGCGGAGGAGGCCTTCAAGGGCTTCGTCGAATACTTTCCCCTGGTGCGCCGCGCCCGCGAGCCGGCCGGGCTGGATGAAGCGATGGCCGAGGCTCGCGCTGCCGGGGCGCACTATTTGCTCTACGGCCGCTTCGCCTACAGCGACGATCGCATCGGCACGGTGGAGGAGTGGGAGGATCAGGAAGCGCTGGATCGTCTCGGCACCGACCGTGCGGTGATTCAGCTGATGCTGATCGAGACCAACACCCGCTATCTGGTGGACACCGCGCGCATCCGCAGCCGTGGCGGCTTTCTCACCTTCTACGACGCCCAACCCCAGGACCTGATCGGCCCGCCGCTGCGTGACTACGCGCGCAGCCTGCTGGGCGTGGGGCGCTGA
- a CDS encoding radical SAM protein, with protein sequence MSATFPIAYIEPVFRPPSEAQSLILPVTNGCSWNQCTFCEMYTAPQKKFRARDEAQVLEEIRRAGEQLIVNRVFLADGDALVLPTRRLLAILQAIREHMPEVRRVSSYCLPRNLRKKSVDELKELADAGLKMAYVGCESGDDEVLARVNKGETFESSLSALDKLGQAGITRSVMILNGLGGQVFSDQHADNSARLMNEAQPEYLSTLVVSFPMGEARFRQQFADYQPLTQLQLFAEVERLLQGLELQQTVFRSDHASNYLVLKGNLGRDKARLLAQVRAAIEQPQQANLRQEWQRGL encoded by the coding sequence ATGTCCGCCACCTTTCCCATCGCCTATATCGAGCCGGTGTTCCGTCCGCCGAGCGAGGCCCAGTCGCTGATTCTGCCGGTCACCAACGGCTGCTCCTGGAACCAGTGCACCTTTTGCGAGATGTACACCGCCCCGCAGAAGAAATTCCGTGCCCGTGACGAGGCGCAGGTGCTGGAAGAGATTCGTCGCGCCGGCGAGCAACTGATCGTCAACCGCGTATTTCTCGCCGACGGCGATGCCCTGGTGCTGCCGACTCGGCGTCTGCTGGCCATCCTGCAGGCGATCCGCGAGCACATGCCCGAGGTCCGTAGGGTTTCCAGTTACTGCCTGCCGCGCAACCTGCGCAAGAAGTCGGTGGACGAGCTCAAGGAGCTGGCCGATGCCGGGTTGAAGATGGCCTATGTCGGCTGCGAGTCGGGCGATGATGAGGTGCTGGCGCGGGTCAACAAGGGGGAAACCTTCGAGTCCAGCCTCAGCGCTCTGGACAAGCTCGGCCAGGCCGGCATCACCCGCTCGGTGATGATTCTCAACGGGCTCGGTGGCCAGGTGTTCAGCGATCAGCATGCCGACAATTCGGCGCGCCTGATGAACGAAGCCCAGCCCGAATACCTTTCCACTTTGGTGGTCAGTTTCCCCATGGGGGAGGCGCGCTTTCGCCAGCAGTTCGCCGATTACCAGCCGCTGACGCAGCTGCAGCTGTTCGCTGAGGTCGAGCGCCTGCTGCAAGGCCTCGAGCTGCAGCAGACGGTGTTTCGCAGCGATCACGCGTCCAACTACCTGGTGCTCAAGGGCAACCTGGGGCGTGACAAGGCGCGTCTGCTGGCCCAGGTGCGCGCGGCCATCGAGCAACCGCAGCAGGCGAACCTGCGGCAGGAGTGGCAGCGCGGGCTTTGA
- a CDS encoding GTP 3',8-cyclase MoaA encodes MIVDRQGRRFRNLRISLTAACNYACTYCVPDGKRLVAAQDELSAEAMARGVAYLIEAAGIERLRITGGEPLVSTRLDPFLRQVSQLGLDDISLTTNGQLLERKLPLLVECGIRRLNVSLDTLDASAFRSIARGGDLATVLAGMAAAREAGMKIKVNMVPLRGQNLDQVLPLLDYCLERGFELRFIELMRMGHLARDGNAFNQQFVGLAQLLELIGSRYQYVQADAPVDATAMRYAIPGLGHFGVIANESVPFCRTCSRLRLSSTGWLHGCLSSSNRHYVGDLLDKPRHQALPALQRLLVKALGDKQDLAFSGGVTVMKIIGG; translated from the coding sequence ATGATCGTCGACCGCCAGGGCAGGCGTTTTCGCAACCTGCGTATCAGCCTGACCGCCGCCTGCAACTACGCCTGCACCTACTGTGTGCCTGACGGCAAGCGCCTGGTGGCGGCACAGGACGAGCTTTCCGCCGAGGCCATGGCCCGCGGCGTCGCCTACCTGATCGAAGCGGCCGGTATCGAGCGCCTGCGCATCACCGGCGGCGAGCCGCTGGTCAGCACGCGCCTGGATCCCTTCCTGCGGCAAGTCAGCCAGCTCGGTCTCGATGACATCAGCCTGACCACCAACGGCCAACTGCTCGAGCGCAAGCTGCCGCTGCTGGTCGAGTGCGGCATTCGCCGGCTCAACGTTTCGCTCGATACCCTCGACGCCAGTGCCTTCCGCAGCATCGCTCGCGGTGGTGACCTGGCTACCGTCCTGGCCGGCATGGCAGCAGCGCGCGAAGCGGGGATGAAGATCAAGGTCAACATGGTGCCGCTGCGCGGGCAGAACCTCGACCAGGTTCTGCCGCTGCTCGACTACTGCCTGGAGCGCGGTTTCGAACTGCGCTTCATCGAGCTGATGCGCATGGGCCATCTGGCGCGCGATGGCAACGCGTTCAACCAGCAGTTCGTTGGCCTGGCGCAGTTGCTGGAGCTGATCGGCAGTCGCTACCAGTACGTCCAGGCTGATGCGCCGGTGGATGCCACGGCGATGCGCTATGCCATTCCCGGCCTCGGCCACTTCGGCGTGATCGCCAACGAAAGCGTGCCGTTCTGCCGCACCTGCTCGCGCCTGCGCCTGTCGTCCACCGGCTGGCTGCATGGCTGCCTGTCGTCGAGCAATCGTCACTATGTCGGCGATCTGCTGGACAAGCCGCGTCACCAGGCCCTGCCAGCGCTGCAGCGGCTGCTGGTCAAGGCCCTTGGCGACAAGCAGGATCTGGCCTTCTCCGGCGGCGTGACGGTGATGAAGATCATCGGCGGCTGA
- a CDS encoding TetR/AcrR family transcriptional regulator, producing the protein MQKEPRKVREFRRREQEILDTALKLFLEQGEDSVTVEMIADAVGIGKGTIYKHFKSKAEIYLRLMLDYERDLNELLHSADVDRDKEALSRAYFEFRMRDPQRYRLFDRLEEKVVKGNQVPEMVEQLHKIRASNFERLTQLIKGRIAEGKLEDVPPYFHYCAAWALVHGAVALYHSPFWSNVLEDQEGFFQFLMDIGVRMGNKRKRD; encoded by the coding sequence ATGCAGAAAGAACCCCGTAAGGTCCGCGAATTCCGTCGCCGCGAGCAAGAAATTCTCGACACCGCGCTGAAACTCTTCCTCGAACAGGGTGAAGACAGCGTTACCGTCGAGATGATCGCTGATGCGGTCGGTATCGGCAAAGGCACCATCTACAAGCACTTCAAGTCCAAGGCGGAGATCTACCTGCGCCTGATGCTCGACTACGAGCGCGATCTCAACGAGCTGCTGCATTCGGCCGACGTGGATCGTGACAAGGAAGCGCTTTCGCGCGCCTACTTCGAATTCCGCATGCGCGACCCGCAGCGCTATCGCCTGTTCGACCGCCTGGAAGAGAAGGTGGTCAAGGGCAATCAGGTGCCGGAGATGGTCGAGCAGCTGCACAAGATCCGCGCCTCCAACTTCGAGCGCCTGACCCAGCTGATCAAGGGCCGCATCGCCGAAGGCAAGCTGGAAGACGTGCCGCCGTACTTCCACTACTGCGCCGCCTGGGCGCTGGTACACGGCGCCGTGGCGCTGTACCACTCGCCGTTCTGGAGCAACGTGCTCGAGGATCAGGAAGGCTTCTTCCAGTTCCTCATGGACATCGGCGTGCGCATGGGCAACAAGCGCAAGCGCGACTGA
- a CDS encoding aminotransferase class V-fold PLP-dependent enzyme, whose amino-acid sequence MYVFHDEFPQESGLRYLNHAAVAPWPKRSAEAVQRFSEANVTSGARDYPDWLKLERSLRERLMRLLNAPSTGDIALVKNTSEALSFVAFGLDWRPGDQVIISDEEFPSNRIVWLALAAQGVEVVEVSLKGDDPEAALLAAFTPRTRLLSISAVQFASGLRLDLPRLGRGCRQHGVLFCVDAIQQLGALPFDVQAYDCDFAMADGHKWMLGPEGLGVFYCRTAVREQLKLHEYGWHMLEHAGDYTRQDWQPARSARRFECGSPNMLGAFALEASLSLLEEVGMERVGALLEERVQQLTDGIARLPGATLHSPLATQRRAGILNFSLTGWDNAALYQRLREEQVICVQRGPGVRLSPHFYTQEQVIEETLGLLTQLAKG is encoded by the coding sequence ATGTACGTGTTTCATGATGAGTTTCCCCAAGAAAGTGGACTGCGTTATCTGAACCATGCGGCGGTCGCCCCCTGGCCGAAACGCAGCGCTGAAGCGGTGCAGCGGTTCTCGGAAGCGAACGTGACCAGCGGCGCACGTGATTATCCCGACTGGTTGAAACTGGAGCGTAGCCTACGCGAACGCCTGATGCGCCTGCTGAACGCACCAAGCACCGGCGACATCGCACTGGTCAAGAACACCTCCGAGGCACTCTCGTTCGTGGCCTTCGGCCTGGACTGGCGCCCCGGCGACCAGGTGATCATCAGCGACGAGGAATTCCCCTCCAACCGCATCGTCTGGCTGGCGCTCGCCGCCCAAGGCGTGGAGGTGGTCGAAGTTAGCCTCAAGGGCGATGATCCGGAGGCAGCCCTGCTCGCCGCCTTCACGCCGCGTACGCGCCTGCTGTCGATCAGTGCGGTGCAGTTCGCCAGCGGCCTGCGCCTGGATCTGCCGCGCCTCGGCCGCGGCTGCCGTCAGCACGGCGTGCTGTTCTGTGTGGATGCCATCCAGCAGCTCGGCGCCCTGCCCTTCGACGTCCAGGCCTATGACTGCGACTTCGCCATGGCCGACGGCCACAAATGGATGCTCGGCCCGGAAGGTCTGGGCGTGTTCTATTGCCGCACCGCGGTACGCGAACAGTTGAAGCTGCACGAATACGGCTGGCACATGCTGGAGCATGCCGGCGACTACACCCGCCAGGACTGGCAACCGGCGCGCAGTGCGCGGCGCTTCGAATGCGGCAGCCCGAACATGCTCGGCGCCTTCGCCCTGGAGGCGAGCCTGTCGCTGCTCGAGGAAGTGGGCATGGAGCGCGTCGGCGCGCTGCTGGAAGAGCGTGTGCAGCAATTGACCGACGGCATTGCCAGGCTACCGGGCGCTACGCTGCACAGTCCGCTGGCTACGCAACGCCGCGCCGGCATCCTCAACTTCAGCCTGACCGGCTGGGACAATGCCGCGCTGTATCAGCGCCTGCGCGAGGAGCAGGTGATCTGCGTGCAGCGAGGGCCGGGAGTAAGGCTTTCGCCACACTTCTACACCCAAGAGCAAGTGATCGAGGAAACGCTGGGTCTGCTAACCCAGCTGGCAAAAGGGTGA
- a CDS encoding TatD family hydrolase — translation MLIDSHCHLDRLDLAAHGGSLDAALDAARAAGVGHFLCIGVSADNAATVKGLAERYADVDCSVGVHPLDLEPGAEPALDWLLGELAHPKVVAIGETGLDYHYEPESAALQQASFRLHLEAARITGKPVIVHTREARADTLALLREAALPQAGVLHCFTEDWEMAKAALDIGFYISLSGIVTFRNAEALREVARQVPADRLLVETDSPYLAPVPHRGKPNLPQYVREVAEYLAVLRGVSYETLAEQTSSNFKRLFPLAGVADA, via the coding sequence GTGCTGATCGACTCCCATTGCCACCTTGATCGTCTCGACCTGGCTGCCCATGGCGGTTCGCTGGATGCTGCCCTGGATGCGGCGCGCGCCGCCGGCGTCGGCCATTTTCTGTGCATCGGCGTCAGCGCCGACAACGCGGCCACGGTCAAGGGCCTGGCCGAGCGTTATGCCGATGTCGACTGCTCGGTGGGTGTGCATCCGCTGGACCTCGAGCCGGGCGCCGAACCGGCGCTGGACTGGCTGCTGGGCGAGCTGGCGCACCCGAAGGTGGTCGCCATCGGCGAAACCGGCCTGGATTACCACTACGAGCCGGAATCCGCCGCGCTGCAGCAGGCGTCCTTCCGTCTGCATCTGGAAGCGGCGCGCATCACCGGCAAGCCGGTCATCGTGCATACCCGCGAGGCTCGCGCCGATACCCTGGCGCTGCTGCGCGAGGCGGCGCTGCCGCAGGCCGGGGTGCTGCACTGCTTCACCGAAGACTGGGAGATGGCCAAGGCCGCGCTGGATATCGGGTTCTACATCTCGCTGTCCGGCATCGTTACCTTCCGCAATGCCGAAGCGCTGCGCGAGGTGGCGCGCCAGGTGCCGGCCGACCGCCTGCTGGTGGAGACCGACTCGCCTTACCTGGCGCCCGTGCCGCACCGTGGCAAGCCCAATCTGCCGCAATACGTGCGTGAAGTGGCCGAGTACCTGGCCGTACTACGTGGCGTCAGCTACGAGACCCTGGCCGAGCAGACCTCGAGCAACTTCAAGCGCCTGTTCCCGTTGGCTGGTGTGGCCGACGCATAA
- a CDS encoding PilZ domain-containing protein has protein sequence MSLPPNLGPRNGILSLTIKDKSVLYAAYMPFIKNGGLFIPTNKSYKLGDEVFMLLNLMDEPEKIPVAGKVVWITPKGAQGNRAAGVGVQFNDGDNTARNKIETYLAGALKSDRPTHTM, from the coding sequence ATGAGCCTGCCACCCAATCTGGGTCCCCGTAACGGAATTCTGTCCCTGACCATCAAGGACAAGTCCGTGCTGTACGCGGCCTACATGCCCTTCATCAAGAATGGCGGTCTCTTCATTCCCACCAACAAGAGCTACAAGCTCGGTGACGAAGTGTTCATGCTGCTCAACCTGATGGACGAGCCGGAGAAGATTCCGGTAGCCGGCAAGGTGGTGTGGATCACCCCGAAAGGGGCCCAGGGCAACCGCGCCGCCGGTGTCGGTGTGCAGTTCAACGACGGTGACAACACCGCCCGCAACAAGATCGAAACCTACCTCGCCGGCGCACTGAAGTCCGACCGCCCGACGCACACCATGTAA
- a CDS encoding DNA polymerase III subunit delta' → MAEIYPWQQPLWQQLAGRSQHAHAYLLHGPTGIGKRALAERLMAYLLCQSPSGLDACGNCKSCHLLAAGTHPDNFVLEPEETDKPIKVDQVRELVDFVVQTAQLGGRKVVLLEPAEAMNLNAANALLKSLEEPSGNTVLLLISHQPSRLLPTIKSRCVQQACPLPSEATSLAWLAQALPELGDDERSDLLTLAAGSPLAAVRLQAQGVREQRAQAVEGVKKLLKQQVSPSQLAESWNALPLNLLFDWFCDWAQLMLRYQLTRDEEGLGQADMRKVVQYLADKTPQARVLAIQEWLLGQRQKVIGKANLNRVLLLEALLVQWAALPEQGRG, encoded by the coding sequence GTGGCTGAGATCTACCCCTGGCAGCAACCGCTCTGGCAGCAGCTGGCCGGGCGCAGTCAGCATGCCCATGCCTACCTGCTGCACGGTCCCACCGGCATCGGCAAGCGCGCGCTGGCCGAGCGCCTGATGGCATATCTTCTCTGCCAGAGCCCGAGCGGCCTGGACGCCTGCGGCAACTGCAAGTCCTGCCATCTGCTGGCTGCCGGTACTCACCCGGACAACTTCGTGCTCGAGCCCGAGGAGACGGACAAGCCGATCAAGGTCGATCAGGTGCGTGAGCTGGTCGATTTCGTGGTGCAGACCGCTCAGCTTGGCGGGCGCAAGGTGGTGTTGCTGGAGCCGGCCGAGGCGATGAACCTCAATGCCGCCAACGCGCTGCTCAAGAGCCTGGAAGAGCCGTCCGGCAATACCGTGCTGCTGCTTATCAGCCATCAGCCCAGCCGCCTGTTGCCGACCATCAAGAGTCGCTGCGTGCAGCAGGCCTGTCCGCTGCCGAGCGAGGCGACTAGCCTGGCCTGGCTGGCCCAGGCGCTGCCCGAGCTGGGCGACGATGAACGAAGCGATCTGCTGACCCTGGCGGCGGGCTCGCCACTGGCCGCCGTGCGCTTGCAGGCGCAGGGCGTGCGCGAGCAGCGCGCGCAGGCGGTAGAGGGGGTGAAGAAGTTGCTCAAGCAGCAGGTTTCGCCAAGCCAGTTGGCGGAAAGCTGGAACGCGCTGCCGCTGAATCTGCTCTTCGACTGGTTCTGCGACTGGGCGCAGCTGATGCTGCGTTACCAGCTGACCAGGGACGAGGAGGGCCTGGGCCAGGCGGATATGCGCAAGGTGGTGCAATACCTGGCGGACAAGACGCCGCAGGCCAGGGTGCTGGCCATTCAGGAATGGCTGCTTGGCCAAAGGCAGAAGGTGATCGGCAAGGCCAACCTCAATCGTGTGCTGCTACTGGAAGCCTTGCTGGTGCAGTGGGCCGCTCTGCCCGAGCAGGGGCGCGGCTGA
- the tmk gene encoding dTMP kinase, with amino-acid sequence MTGLFITLEGPEGAGKSTNREYLAERLRERGVDVVLTREPGGTPLAERIRELLLDPSDEPMAADTELLLVFAARAQHLQQVIRPALAKGCVVLCDRFTDATYAYQGGGRGLSIERIAQLEQFVQGELRPDLTLIFDLPVEVGLARAAARGRLDRFEQEGRGFFEAVRQAYLQRAAQAPQRYRVLDAGQTLAQVQADIDALLPSLLEACRG; translated from the coding sequence GTGACCGGTCTGTTTATTACCCTGGAAGGCCCGGAAGGCGCTGGCAAAAGCACCAACCGCGAGTATCTGGCCGAGCGCCTGCGCGAGCGGGGCGTCGACGTAGTGCTGACCCGTGAACCCGGCGGCACACCGCTGGCCGAGCGTATCCGCGAGCTGCTGCTCGACCCCAGCGACGAGCCGATGGCGGCCGATACCGAGCTGCTGCTGGTGTTCGCCGCGCGTGCCCAGCACCTGCAGCAGGTCATTCGCCCGGCTTTGGCCAAGGGCTGTGTGGTGCTATGCGACCGTTTTACCGATGCCACCTATGCCTATCAGGGCGGCGGGCGAGGACTGTCCATCGAGCGCATTGCGCAGCTGGAGCAGTTCGTCCAGGGCGAGCTGCGTCCCGACCTGACGCTGATTTTCGATCTGCCGGTGGAAGTCGGTCTGGCTCGCGCCGCGGCGCGCGGGCGCCTGGACCGTTTCGAGCAGGAAGGCCGTGGCTTCTTCGAAGCGGTACGCCAGGCTTACCTGCAGCGCGCCGCGCAGGCGCCACAACGTTATCGCGTGCTGGATGCCGGACAGACCCTGGCTCAGGTGCAGGCCGATATCGACGCCTTGCTGCCGAGCCTGCTGGAGGCCTGCCGTGGCTGA